A genome region from Dolichospermum compactum NIES-806 includes the following:
- a CDS encoding 1-deoxy-D-xylulose-5-phosphate reductoisomerase has product MKAITLLGSTGSIGTQTLDIVSEHPDKFRIVGLAAGRNVELFAAQIRQFRPQIAAISAAEKLPELKEAIKDLNPQPILLAGEAGVIEVARYGDSQTVVTGIVGCAGLLPTIAAIEAGKDIALANKETIIAGAPVVLPLVEKHGVKLLPADSEHSAIFQCLQGVPKDGLRKILLTASGGAFRDWPVEKLPEVKVADAIKHPNWSMGRKITVDSATLMNKGLEVIEAHYLFGVDYDNIEIVIHPQSIIHSLIELQDTSVLAQLGWPDMRLPLLYALSWPERVYTNWERLNLVKSGDLTFREPDHQKYPCMGLAYAAGRAGGSMPAVLNAANEQAVALFLDEKIHYLDIARCIEFVCDRHQNDNKQNPSLDDILAADKWARQEVFTAMEKVATQPQIISVG; this is encoded by the coding sequence GTGAAAGCTATTACTCTGCTTGGTTCTACTGGTTCGATTGGTACGCAAACCTTAGATATCGTCTCTGAACACCCGGATAAGTTCCGCATTGTGGGATTGGCTGCTGGACGGAATGTGGAGCTATTCGCGGCGCAAATTCGCCAGTTTCGTCCCCAAATCGCGGCTATTTCTGCTGCTGAAAAGTTACCGGAACTGAAAGAAGCTATCAAAGACTTGAATCCTCAACCCATTTTACTGGCTGGGGAAGCGGGGGTGATAGAAGTTGCTCGTTATGGCGATTCTCAGACGGTTGTTACTGGTATTGTTGGTTGTGCGGGGTTACTTCCAACCATTGCAGCTATTGAAGCGGGCAAAGATATTGCTTTAGCAAATAAAGAAACTATCATTGCGGGCGCTCCTGTGGTGTTACCTTTGGTGGAAAAACACGGAGTGAAACTATTACCAGCCGATTCTGAACATTCCGCTATTTTTCAATGTTTGCAAGGTGTTCCTAAAGATGGTTTAAGAAAGATATTACTGACTGCTTCTGGGGGTGCTTTTCGAGATTGGCCTGTGGAAAAATTACCAGAGGTAAAGGTTGCTGATGCTATTAAACATCCTAACTGGTCAATGGGGCGAAAAATTACGGTAGATTCGGCAACTTTGATGAATAAGGGTTTGGAGGTAATTGAGGCTCATTATTTATTTGGGGTAGATTATGACAACATCGAAATTGTTATTCATCCTCAAAGTATTATTCACTCGTTAATAGAATTACAAGATACTTCTGTTTTGGCTCAACTTGGTTGGCCGGATATGCGTTTACCTTTACTTTATGCTTTATCTTGGCCGGAGCGAGTTTACACTAATTGGGAAAGATTGAATTTAGTGAAATCTGGTGATTTAACTTTCCGTGAACCAGATCATCAAAAGTATCCTTGTATGGGTTTGGCTTATGCTGCGGGGAGGGCTGGTGGTTCTATGCCGGCGGTGTTAAATGCGGCTAATGAACAAGCTGTGGCGTTATTTTTAGATGAAAAAATTCACTATTTGGATATTGCTCGGTGTATTGAATTTGTGTGCGATCGCCATCAAAATGATAACAAACAAAATCCCTCTTTAGATGACATTTTGGCAGCAGATAAATGGGCTAGACAAGAAGTTTTCACAGCTATGGAAAAGGTAGCAACTCAGCCACAGATAATTTCTGTGGGTTAA